A stretch of DNA from Coccidioides posadasii str. Silveira chromosome 1, complete sequence:
GCGGTCTCGCAGGTATGACGGCCACCACTTGCATCCAGCCTATCGACATGGTCAAAGTTCGACTGCAACTCGCAGGTGAGGGTGCCAGAACCGGTCCTCGACCTTCAGCGCTGGGTATCACAAGAGACATCATTGCTTCTGGCAGAGTGCTTGACTTGTACACTGGACTATCAGCTGGCCTCTTACGACAGGCAGTTTACACTACCGCGCGCCTCGGGTTCTTTGACACCTTCATGGCTATGCTGAACAGCCGTGCTGCAGCTTCTGGAACTAAAGTGACTTTTGGCGAGCGTGCTGCAGCCGGGTTGACAGCGGGTGGAATCGCTGCGATGGTTGGAAACCCTGCCGATCTCGCGCTCATCCGCATGCAGTCCGACGGATTGAAGCCCAAAGAGGCCAGAGCCAACTACCGCTCCGTCATAGATGCCCTGGCCCGCATTTCCAAATCCGAAGGAATCACCGCCCTCTGGGCTGGAGCTTTCCCGACGGTAGTCCGGGCAATGGCGCTGAACTTCGGTCAATTGACTTTCTTCTCCGAGAGCAAATCCCAGCTTCAAGCCCACACAAACCTTTCTCCGCAGAACAGAACTTTCGCTGCATCGGCAATCGCCGGATTTTTTGCTAGTTTCCTATCGCTGCCATTTGACTTTATCAAAACTCGCCTCCAAAAGCAACAGAAAGACCCCAAGACCGGGCAACTGCCGTACAAGGGTGTCTTCGACTGCGCCAGGAAGGTTGTGCGCGATGAAGGCTGGTTAAGATTTTATCGTGGCTTTGGAACTTACTACGTTCGGATTGCGCCCCATGCGTAAGTGGATCCCCAACTCAGACACCGTCACTTTCTTTTATCCGCCCAACAGCGGATCTGCCCTGGCCCACCATCCAATGCCCTCGCTAACAAATAATTCTTTTTGCCTTTAGCATGGTGACCCTGATTGTCGTCGACTATCTCAACCTGTTGACATCATAAAGTCAACTTCGAACTTCATGACTCTCCCTCGTCTGTGACGATCGATTGCCGAATCTATCTCCCTGCATATTATCCCGTTGAAGTGGGCTCCTCCAGACATGACAGCAAACCAAATAACGATGAAAACGGGCTCGATAACgcgagaaaagaaaggagcaggaaaagaaaaaatatatttaataaaaataaaaaattttcCTTGAAAACAGCCAAGCTGGACAAGCCCAAAGTGACGACTTCGTTTGAGTTTAAGATGCAGCGATAGAGattattttcctttgtcTCTTATTCGCAGGAGCAACTTATATCACTGTAGTGATTTGATGATCTACTTGGTCTTGTGTGCGATATTAAGACTTCCACTTGTTTGCTTTTCTATCTGATATCACTATACCATGACTCGCCTTAGGGATTATTCTCATTATAACTTTTCCAATGAAATTGAATTGACAATTTACAGTTAACTTTGTCCTTATGTTTGGAGTTTTAGAAACACAGATCTTTAACGGTCGAGTAAAGAGGAGTTTACTTTCCGCGGGAGATTCGGCAAGTCGGTTTGAAAACAAACACTGCCAAGCCCAAAAGGCAGATATACGCCCGCGACTCCAGACAAGGCTTTATCAGCTGTAATCGAGAACCCCCGTGCATGCGTACACGCCGTTGCATAGGTACATCATAACCACCTACATCACCGGGATTAGTTAAGCTCTGGCCGTGCGCCTTCGGGGCATTTCCGACGGCTAAGCTGCATCGATCAGAGCTGCACATTGCACAATATGTTACTCCGAATGTGTTCCAGGAACAGGGGAGGAGATAAGACTAGAATGCAATTGACATCACGGCCGAGTAAGGATCGTCCGGTCGCACAGTAATTTTAACCACCGTGTATATGTGTATGGAGATCGTAACCGGCCGTAAAAAGGGCGTTTTTCCTCTCGGTCTTCGGTGTGGTTCCGTGTTTCTGTTCTTCTGGATCGTTCCTCTCGTGCGAGCATGGTTACACATTTCCAGGTCTCTGTTGACGTAGTGTCAACCTGTcggggtacggagtaggttATTATCGTTGCTCGATGTGAGCGGAGCTGGAGTCCGATTTAAGTATCAGTAAATTCAATACAGAGTAGTATggaaatatatatatatatatgtgtgtgtgtgtgcgtgtgTGCATGCGTGCTTTTACATAAAGTCGTTATAAAGAAAGGGGCGGGGAGTTTTCCTTGAATCCGATTAAAATCCACCCATCCGAACCGACAGGAGAAAAGGGTATATGAAATCGAAAAATGTAGATCATAAGAAATGCATAAGTATTATATGAATTCCAGGTATCAGAAATCTTTGCTCGCTCCAGTTTCCGTGGATTGGGGTAGACAATCCGTCAAATCGCTTGTATGATCATAACCGAGCCTTAGAGGCCAAACGCGATCCGCTTCCATACACATTCCACGTCCTGACACAGAGCCAGAAATCCGTCACTCTCTAGCTGCTGACATACCCAAGACTCTACAAGTGCAGACCG
This window harbors:
- the MIC33 gene encoding Putative mitochondrial 2-oxoglutarate/malate carrier protein (EggNog:ENOG410PGEZ~COG:C~TransMembrane:2 (o247-267i311-331o)~BUSCO:11195at33183), with the protein product MTSTSLKETASAAASEAPRDAKAAVESSPGSASSVFQSPFVRAALPFVNGGLAGMTATTCIQPIDMVKVRLQLAGEGARTGPRPSALGITRDIIASGRVLDLYTGLSAGLLRQAVYTTARLGFFDTFMAMLNSRAAASGTKVTFGERAAAGLTAGGIAAMVGNPADLALIRMQSDGLKPKEARANYRSVIDALARISKSEGITALWAGAFPTVVRAMALNFGQLTFFSESKSQLQAHTNLSPQNRTFAASAIAGFFASFLSLPFDFIKTRLQKQQKDPKTGQLPYKGVFDCARKVVRDEGWLRFYRGFGTYYVRIAPHAMVTLIVVDYLNLLTS